From Dendropsophus ebraccatus isolate aDenEbr1 chromosome 10, aDenEbr1.pat, whole genome shotgun sequence:
CAACACCTCATCCATCACATACACCCTCTCATccattatatatagcccctcatcCATCATATATTACCCCTTATCCTCCATATACAACCTCTCATCCATCACATACAACCCCTCATCCATCATATATTACCCCTTATCCTCCACATACAACCCTTCATCCATCACATACAATCCCTCATCCATCACATACAACACCTCATCCATCACATACAACCCCTCATCCATTACATATAGCCCCTCATccattatatatagcccctcatcATATATAATCCCTCATCCACCACATACAACCCCTCATCCGTCACAAACAACCCGTCATCCATCATATATAACCCCTCATCCATCACATACAACCCCTCATCCATCACATACAACCCCTGCATCTGTCAGACATTTATGTATAGGTATATCCTGGATTAGATGAGACTACCCCTTTACCATTTGATGATAGGTGTCCAACTCAACAGTGAAAAGTTAGGCCCTGCATCCTATATTACCAAACCCATTGGTTTAGACCTAGCTCAAACCTAAAGTCAAACATACGGGATACAGAAAACGTAGTGATTTCTAATAACTCACACGATTGGCCATTGCCCTGAAATTGAACCTCAGGGGCACACCTTTCGGAGGAGGATCTGTGGGCTGCACTCCTGTTTTTCTGAATCTTCCTCCTGGTCGCTTCATTGCTGTTTTTTTGGATCTTTGAtgtaaagaaatttaaaaaaaattaaaattcacAAGTATCAATCGAATCTTCTAAGAGTTATGAAAGGGGAAAAAAGGTCTACTCACTGAGGAACAAAACCTGCTTTAGGGTTGGGGACAGACACAGTCAAGGTGGATCCAAACCCGTCACTGTTCTGCCACCTGGTGAAGAAGAACATGTTTATTACAAGTTCCCAATGGTTTTAATGATAATAAATGAATTGTTTTACTGACCTTCTTGTATTTGTCTGCCCTTTTCCACGATTTATAGCGCCTTGTTGCATCAACTGGAAATGGCAAAGAAAGAGAGAATGTTAAACATGGAAGTTAGTGATCCAGCGATCATTCATCCAGCCATTCACTCCCAGTAACTGGTCTGCATGAAGAATCCTTTTGACCAGCACCGACTGTCTTGTACATAGTCGAGCAgccatcagcccatgtaaaaggaccctaagcatTGTTTCTTATTATACCAGCATCTGCCCACCTGGCTACAAATTATAGTTCGACATTGACAAAAAAACAATTTGATCTGCTCACTTACTCTACTGTTTCGGTTGACTGTATTTGTTCTCGGTTGCCTTTGCCCATCTCCTATCTGAGGTCTTCTAGTCTGTGTGTTAAATCTACAGAAACGGAAGATATGGTAATTAAAAGATTATTTTAAGAAGAAACAAATTGCACAGAATTACATTACTTCTTCTGGGTAAAACTGCTCGGTACTCAACCGGAACAGATTGTGGCTGAGTATGGAGGTAACACCGTACGTGCAAAGTTAAGGTTGCATAATGAATCTCTAATAGTCTTCTCTTACCTCCTGGTTAATGTATGTGCAGGAATATTTGCAGCTCTATACTTCCTTGTGTTTGGTGCTTTTACCACCTTCTGAGAATTCTGTAAAAAGACAAAATATCAAGTGATGAATAAATAGTAGTCTATATAAAATACAGAAGCATAGTCAACTCTAATATAAAGGGTGTGAAAGTCTGAAGCTACTGTCACATTGATTGTCTTATTACAATGGCTCCTGGTACAGGGTGGGATATATAAGGCAATTCGATCTTAAAGCTGAGATGTTGCAGGCAGGGAACATGATTAAGGATCATAAGCAATTCTAACAAAGGTGATGGCTAGATCATTGGTTTAGGGCATCTTCAAAATGGCAGGTCTTGTTGGAGTGTGCCCAGTGTACAGCAGTTAGTACCTAACAAAAGTCTACCAGGAAACTAGCGGCAGTAGAGTAGTTATACATCCTACCACACTGTCAAAAATGCTCAGGAATGGTTTAAGAAACATGACAGAGCTCACTATGGTGACTTGGCTTTCAAATTACCCAGATCTCTATCCAATTTAAGGAcccttttacacagcccgatattaaGGAGCAAGAGAGCGCCGAATTATTAGGTtaatgctcgcttgctcctcattccccactcgctgtcttTGCATGCACCAACAGCAAGCGGGAGTagttggggctgtggggagatgcaggaggggctgcccggacgacttttagatcatctgggtggcccatagaagatggcGGCAGTCTGTTCTCTTCtgtcgctcctattacacggagcgatgaccGACTAACCGTCGCTATCGTTGTCATACTTTTTGAACGTTCAAAGTCAACAATcatccaacattgtgcatgtcgggtGATTGTTGTTGAGTTATCACACCAAACGAATATGGCCGATAGGGCCTTAAGCATTTAATGGGTGTACTGAAAAGACAACTACAGTCTAAGGAAGCCACAGTTTACAACTTACAGGATCTGAAGGGATCTGCTGACTATGTTCTGGTACTAGATATCACAGGACACCTTCAAGGCTCTTGTGAAATATATACCTCTATAAGCTGGGAGCCTACACATCCTGTTTGGTGTGTATATGTGGTGCTAAGATGCATACAATGATGATAtgttagaacagtgcttctcaaactgtgaggcggccctcaccagtgaggcgccccctagttacTGGTGAGGCACTGCCCCTTCCCTGACAGCAACAATTTCTGCTTATTGACACATTTTGTACTTATGtcatgttatacagagattaggagacaaatggaaGGTAGACTAAGCAATCTGtcatagatggtgaggcccagcatcctcttggtcagtttggtgaggcccaggcatcattttgtcttttgggtgaggctccagtagaaaaagtttgagaagcacatGTGTTAGAACATAGGCTGACCCAATTCGGGATCAATTGTTTGATTCTTACTGCACCCACCAGAAGAGATATTATCCGTAAAAATTCATCAAGGAATGAAaggaggtggcactcaccatcttactgtaatccaaacttttattaggacatTGCAGATGCAGACATCAACGGTGTGCAGACGCCAGGCTGGCGTCTGCACACCGTTGATGTCTGCATCTGCAatgtcctaataaaagtttggattacagtaagatggtgagtgccacctcctTTCATTCCTTGATGAATTTTTAGATGCAAAGACTGTCTCTTTTCAAGTGGTTTGGCACCCCATCTTTATTTTCTCCACACGGGGCCCAACATTTGTGGACATAAAAGGGTTGGTGCTGACCGGCTTCTTGTTTTGTATGTGTTTAGAGATattatccgtgctgtcagtttttcTGTTGCTGTTGCATACACACCTTCAGCGCTGCTCTGCGAGCCTTCGCATTGCTAAAAAAACGTTCTTTATTtcaggctgacagtgtcacagaggcgagTCTGTGGCACTGTCAGCCGCCACCCTGCCCTCCGTCTGCTGTTTCTTCAGGCtgccacccgcctcctccggctgtcaatcattctggagtagGCGGGTTTTGGCCTAAAGATACTGCCACTGTCAGCCTGTAGTAAAGAACTTTTGTAGCAACATGAAGGATCACAGAGCAGCGTAAAAGCTAACAATGTGTGCTCGTATGTTCATCAACGGGAAGATTGCAGTACAGATATATGcaaatctgtgctgtcagtgtCCCTTTAAGCATTATATGATGCCCACTGAAATCATTGATCTTTCTGTCTCATGCCCATACATGCTAGGTCTTTCAAAATAAGTGTTACACTTTGAAGCTGCCCTGTCACTGTGCTGAATAACAGGCCAGGGAGAGGAAGATGGTAGCCAGGATCCAGCCCTGCCTCATCAGTCTCTTGGCAAGGACTTTTTTTTCTCCAACACTGCACTTTTAGAGGGgacagagtgtccagcaggtatTGTGTTAATTAACATGAATCTTGTAGTTACCGTTGTGGGTAGATCTGGCCTGTTGAGCGGGCTGACATTATTTAGTGAAGCGGCAGCTTGTCGCCTTGTAATCGGACCAAGGGCGTTGTTCCTGGTCACACCAGGAAACCTTTGCTGTCTAAAACCTGGTTTAGGCCGGCCAGGACCTAGAGAACAGAATAATCTGTCATAGTAAAATTGCACTAAAATGGCATATCACTGCTAACGCCAAGGTACGCCAATACTCCGGCCTTACCTTGCTGATTTCTTGGTGAGTTTCTGAAATATCTTTTATTTTGGAAATTGCCTCTTTTTATTCTAGCATTCTGGACGGTCTGATTCAAGGTGAACTGAACGTCTGACTCTTCTTTTTGAAGTTTTATGATGTCATCTGAAAAAGAAAGAGTTTGACATGAACATAAACATTTTTTTGAGATACAGAGATTACTTCAATCTGATGCTGCATTGCAGTATCATAGCTTTTCAGCCCATTATAGAATAGGTGAAGTGGGGGGAAGCACCATCCAAAatcaataatctttccatgtgtattCAGGTAATGATCAAATgattggacctaaaatcatcagccggcGACGGCGCAtctctatgtgtaatagtgacgaCGGCTGACAATtgaacaaacagttaatacataccTTTTTCATGTTCCCGTTGTTCTCCTGGTGTCCTGGCactgtgcgctgcagcttcagagcagcctgtcagaaCTAGGAAGCATGGAGAGCACAGGAGAACACCGGGAGCATGCAAAGGTATTGTATTAACTtgttgggcaagggctgcacggacattgctaacaatgtctgtgaagccctagctaaacgattatcggcccagtgtaaacgagcgccggtctagcagatcagtgctcatttacaatATTAATCAGGttttcatcggcccgtgtaataggacccttactttagACATCTGTCTCCTGACACAAAGGCAGAGCAGGAAGAAAACCCCCTGCATTCTAGTCTCTTCTAACATCAAAAGGAACATGGCGATTGTAGGGCTGGATTATATTGGTGGCACATGGAGCATGTGCTTAAGGCCCTTATCATCATAGCCAAGGGGACGTCCACTACCagggctacttaaaggggtactccagtgaaaagcttttccccagtaattgaaacacgttacaaagttatataactttgtaacgtgctTAAATCACctagctgccccccttccctatcttttccccccttaatcccc
This genomic window contains:
- the LOC138766014 gene encoding UAP56-interacting factor-like isoform X2, whose translation is MVKHVIHDDIIKLQKEESDVQFTLNQTVQNARIKRGNFQNKRYFRNSPRNQQGPGRPKPGFRQQRFPGVTRNNALGPITRRQAAASLNNVSPLNRPDLPTTNSQKVVKAPNTRKYRAANIPAHTLTRRFNTQTRRPQIGDGQRQPRTNTVNRNSRLMQQGAINRGKGQTNTRRWQNSDGFGSTLTVSVPNPKAGFVPQSKKTAMKRPGGRFRKTGVQPTDPPPKGVPLRFNFRAMANRTNVTLNERFSTLKIKGQYTPARRGGRTVMLT
- the LOC138766014 gene encoding UAP56-interacting factor-like isoform X3; the encoded protein is MQPWWADDIIKLQKEESDVQFTLNQTVQNARIKRGNFQNKRYFRNSPRNQQGPGRPKPGFRQQRFPGVTRNNALGPITRRQAAASLNNVSPLNRPDLPTTNSQKVVKAPNTRKYRAANIPAHTLTRRFNTQTRRPQIGDGQRQPRTNTVNRNSRLMQQGAINRGKGQTNTRRWQNSDGFGSTLTVSVPNPKAGFVPQSKKTAMKRPGGRFRKTGVQPTDPPPKGVPLRFNFRAMANRTNVTLNERFSTLKIKGQYTPARRGGRTVMLT
- the LOC138766014 gene encoding UAP56-interacting factor-like isoform X1; amino-acid sequence: MEVDESQPEAELHQETKKIDMSLDDIIKLQKEESDVQFTLNQTVQNARIKRGNFQNKRYFRNSPRNQQGPGRPKPGFRQQRFPGVTRNNALGPITRRQAAASLNNVSPLNRPDLPTTNSQKVVKAPNTRKYRAANIPAHTLTRRFNTQTRRPQIGDGQRQPRTNTVNRNSRLMQQGAINRGKGQTNTRRWQNSDGFGSTLTVSVPNPKAGFVPQSKKTAMKRPGGRFRKTGVQPTDPPPKGVPLRFNFRAMANRTNVTLNERFSTLKIKGQYTPARRGGRTVMLT